A stretch of the Acyrthosiphon pisum isolate AL4f chromosome A2, pea_aphid_22Mar2018_4r6ur, whole genome shotgun sequence genome encodes the following:
- the Catb-1418 gene encoding cathepsin B-1418 precursor yields MKMSASIFIVLATMVAVAVRESSAVTNEATFIIDSVNADPGNTWRASDTNVIPGDGKNFNQLMGVLPRNFNSFRFAPIKKSAEDESNEALPENFDARERWPECSSLLGSIKDQSNCGSCWAVSAASVFSDRLCIATGGAVARNLSAEQLNTCCYRCGNGCDGGSPESAWYFFMRHGIVTGGDYGSEDGCQPYSIYPCGKGRNTCIEDDPDTPDCSIKTCTNSNYSKNYRADLHYVDTVYSLSRSEEDIMKDLYKNGPVQAAFYVYTDFMYYKSGVYSYTRGQIEGGHAIKILGWGVDDGTKYWLCANSWSRSWGENGLFRILRGNNECHIEDRVIAGMPHVPKNFN; encoded by the exons ATGAAAATGTCAGCAAGTATTTTCATCGTCCTGGCGACAATGGTGGCAGTCGCCGTCCGCGAATCTTCGGCGGTGACGAACGAAGCGACGTTCATCATCGACTCTGTGAACGCGGACCCAGGCAACACGTGGAGG GCCAGCGACACCAACGTCATCCCAGGAGACGGAAAAAACTTCAATCAGCTGATGGGCGTATTGCCCAGGAACTTTAACTCGTTTAGGTTCGCTCCGATAAAGAAAAGCGCCGAGGATGAATCCAACGAAGCTCTCCCCGAGAATTTCGACGCCAGAGAACGATGGCCCGAGTGCTCGTCCTTGTTGGGTTCGATTAAGGACCAGTCTAACTGTGGATCGTGTTGG gcTGTGTCTGCGGCTTCCGTGTTCAGTGACCGCCTGTGCATAGCCACCGGTGGAGCGGTGGCCAGAAACCTGTCTGCCGAACAGTTGAACACTTGTTGCTATCGATGCGGTAACGGATGCGACGGAGGATCGCCAGAGTCAGCGTGGTATTTCTTCATGAGGCATGGTATCGTCACGGGTGGAGATTACGGATCCGAAGAC GGTTGTCAACCATACAGCATTTATCCGTGTGGGAAAGGAAGGAATACTTGCATAGAAGATGATCCCGACACGCCAGATTGTTCGATAAAAACTTGCACCAACTCGAACTACTCGAAAAACTACAGAGCTGATTTGCATTATG TTGATACCGTATACTCGCTGTCGAGATCCGAAGAAGACATCATGAAAGATTTATACAAAAACGGTCCCGTCCAAGCGGCTTTCTATGTGTACACAGATTTCATGTACTACAAAAGTG GAGTGTACAGTTACACCAGAGGTCAGATAGAAGGCGGTCACGCGATCAAGATCTTGGGCTGGGGCGTTGACGACGGTACCAAGTATTGGTTGTGCGCCAATTCGTGGAGCCGATCATGGGGCGAGAACGGACTGTTCAGAATACTTAGGGGCAACAACGAGTGTCACATCGAGGACCGCGTGATAGCCGGAATGCCTCATGTAccgaaaaattttaattaa
- the LOC100574116 gene encoding uncharacterized protein LOC100574116, with amino-acid sequence MKSALIIASVLLVGVALEVAARDVNDNQNQRENNNQWTRLQQGDSSDESVESNLNEYQNNNKFNNVRSNYDSESTFADRQINQNDDTYFGSSQELGLQQQRKSQNQLNVVSHPEGLVKVMVEKIAAIQKIAVDYNIAKSADFLNAALPVNTNSVKFAKHNFVSFTNSTMKNLENGDLEYMYLNPDRDTVFAQYQFNEIKTVGSFKSNIPHAHSGHYTVILNNVLSNLSTGFHDNKHAVIKAAKFQNADVNIITHDGSETQVFNPAMEQKYLGVLANTLSNEVMKSANKGALVHIKNEIRKPIFSQMNTARKNTNKLFDLRWQEDQIIMEMANIGFMNSEVLVHATEHLLNSVSFQRKSQDSYRMRYDFSIRNMGWTSPMNIVSASMKTTTDPIQFTIDEIFIKVFIDKSGRDQQQQMYGKAYTNVEVRGLHYNLKNVKSDLVSYLENDLQRFMEHSLESYLQDSLVQELTNFSRQY; translated from the exons ATGAAGTCTGCTTTGATTATCGCATCCGTTCTTTTGGTCGGCGTGGCCCTCGAAGTCGCCGCCCGCGACGTCAACGATAACCAAAACCAGCGGGAAaaca ATAACCAGTGGACCCGTTTGCAACAAGGGGACTCCAGTGATGAGTCTGTTGAGTCGAACTTAAATGAATATCAAAACAACAACAAGTTCAACAACGTCCGAAGCAACTATGACTCTGAATCTACGTTTGCTGACCGTCAGATCAACCAAAACGACGATACCTACTTCGGTTCCAGCCAAGAGTTAGGTCTACAACAGCAACGCAAAAGCCAAAACCAATTAAATGTCGTCAGTCATCCCGAAGGACTCGTCAAGGTTATGGTCGAGAAAATCGCTGCCATTCAGAAAATCGCCGTCGACTACAATATCGCCAAAAGCGCCGATTTCTTGAATGCAGCTCTCCCCGTCAACACAAACTCCGTCAAATTCGCAAAACACAATTTCGTGTCGTTCACGAACTCGACCATGAAGAACCTTGAAAATGGTGACTTGGAATACATGTACCTGAACCCAGACAGGGACACCGTGTTCGCCCAGTACCAGTTCAACGAAATCAAAACCGTCGGATCGTTCAAGTCCAACATCCCCCACGCTCATTCAGGTCACTACACAGTCATCTTGAACAATGTGCTCAGCAACTTGTCGACTGGATTCCATGACAACAAACACGCCGTGATCAAGGCGGCCAAATTCCAAAACGCCGACGTCAACATCATCACCCACGACGGTTCCGAAACGCAAGTGTTCAACCCGGCTATGGAACAAAAATATTTGGGTGTGTTGGCCAACACCTTGTCCAACGAAGTGATGAAGTCCGCCAACAAAGGTGCACTCGTCCACATTAAAAACGAAATCCGCAAACCAATCTTTTCCCAAATGAATACTGCTAGAAAGAACACTAACAAGCTGTTCGACTTAAGATGGCAGGAGGACCAAATCATCATGGAGATGGCTAACATCGGTTTCATGAACTCAGAAGTACTGGTACACGCCACCGAACATTTATTGAACTCTGTGAGTTTCCAACGGAAATCCCAAGACTCCTACAGAATGCGTTATGACTTCTCCATCAGAAACATGGGATGGACATCACCTATGAACATCGTGTCGGCTAGTATGAAGACGACCACAGATCCAATACAATTCACTATCGATGAAATCTTCATCAAAGTTTTCATCGACAAGTCCGGCCGCGATCAACAACAACAGATGTACGGCAAGGCTTACACCAACGTAGAAGTACGTGGTCTCCATTACAACTTGAAGAACGTCAAGTCCGACCTTGTGTCCTACTTAGAAAACGACCTCCAACGTTTCATGGAACATTCTTTGGAATCTTACCTTCAAGATTCTTTGGTGCAAGAATTAACTAACTTTAGTCGCCAATACTAA